The following are encoded together in the Leuconostoc mesenteroides subsp. mesenteroides ATCC 8293 genome:
- the hisB gene encoding imidazoleglycerol-phosphate dehydratase HisB, which yields MSRTATIKRDTFETQIELTLDLDEQTPIKVDTGIGYIDHMLTLFAKHGRFGLQVDVKGDLQVDSHHTTEDIGIVLGEAFTQALGDKVGIERYGAQFVPMDETLTRAVIDLSGRSYLVLHAELTAPTLGTFETEVVEDFWQGFADQARANVHIEVLYGRNTHHKIESMFKAVGRAMRQAITINPEIKGVNSTKGRI from the coding sequence ATGTCCAGAACTGCAACAATAAAGAGAGATACTTTTGAAACACAAATTGAATTGACTTTAGATCTTGACGAACAAACACCGATTAAAGTTGACACCGGCATTGGTTACATCGATCATATGTTAACTTTGTTTGCTAAACATGGCCGCTTTGGTTTACAAGTTGATGTGAAGGGTGACTTACAAGTTGATAGTCATCATACGACTGAAGATATTGGTATTGTGCTAGGAGAAGCATTTACCCAAGCTTTGGGTGATAAAGTTGGAATTGAACGTTACGGTGCCCAATTTGTCCCTATGGACGAAACACTAACCCGCGCAGTGATTGATTTATCGGGGCGTTCCTACCTAGTTTTGCATGCCGAACTTACTGCACCAACATTGGGCACTTTTGAGACAGAGGTTGTCGAAGATTTTTGGCAAGGCTTTGCTGATCAAGCAAGAGCCAATGTTCATATTGAAGTCCTATATGGTCGAAATACACATCATAAAATTGAAAGTATGTTCAAAGCTGTTGGTCGTGCAATGCGCCAAGCAATTACTATCAATCCGGAAATTAAAGGGGTTAATTCCACCAAGGGGCGAATTTAA
- the hisD gene encoding histidinol dehydrogenase, whose protein sequence is MNIIKNESLEAIKARIRQQTEKTVDPQVEARVTDIIKNVRANGDEALKEYGEKFDGVTLDNLKVTDSQIEEAFNQVNPAVIKALEKAADNIRSFHKLEIGESFEDNPSNGVIRGTKVTPLSAVGIYVPGGTAAYPSSVLMNAIPAKIAGVENIIMVTPPQKNGLNQAVLAAAKIAGVDRIYQVGGAQAIAALAYGTESIPQVDKITGPGNAYVATAKRDVYGQVDIDMIAGPSEIGILADDSASAKDVAADLLSQAEHDVNARAILITNSEKLATAVSKEVEDQLKVLPREAIARQAIENNGFIYLVDTIDLMIDLMNAVAPEHLEIQLENAYDYISKIKNAGSVFLGKYASEPLGDYLAGPNHILPTGGTARFSSPLGVWDFQKRIQYLQYSAEALLADSADVTVLAREEGLEAHARAIESREK, encoded by the coding sequence ATGAATATTATTAAAAATGAATCACTGGAAGCAATTAAAGCTCGTATTCGTCAGCAAACAGAGAAGACGGTTGATCCGCAAGTAGAGGCTCGTGTAACTGATATTATTAAAAATGTTCGCGCAAACGGCGATGAAGCTTTGAAAGAATATGGAGAAAAATTTGATGGTGTCACTTTAGATAACTTAAAGGTGACCGATAGTCAGATTGAAGAAGCCTTTAATCAGGTTAATCCAGCCGTCATTAAAGCACTAGAAAAAGCTGCAGATAACATTCGAAGCTTTCACAAATTAGAGATTGGTGAATCCTTTGAAGATAATCCCAGTAATGGTGTGATTCGTGGAACAAAGGTGACACCACTATCAGCTGTTGGCATTTACGTACCCGGAGGTACTGCAGCTTATCCTTCGTCTGTTTTGATGAATGCTATTCCTGCTAAAATTGCTGGTGTTGAAAATATTATTATGGTTACACCACCGCAAAAAAATGGTTTAAACCAAGCTGTCTTAGCTGCTGCTAAAATAGCAGGGGTGGATCGCATTTATCAAGTTGGAGGGGCTCAAGCAATTGCCGCTTTAGCATATGGAACTGAATCTATTCCACAGGTAGATAAAATTACTGGACCGGGTAATGCCTATGTAGCGACGGCTAAGCGTGACGTATATGGTCAAGTAGATATTGATATGATTGCAGGACCATCAGAAATCGGGATTTTAGCTGATGATTCAGCAAGTGCGAAGGATGTAGCAGCAGACTTACTCTCACAAGCAGAACACGACGTTAATGCACGTGCAATTTTGATCACTAATTCTGAAAAATTAGCAACAGCAGTTTCAAAGGAGGTCGAAGACCAACTTAAAGTCTTGCCTCGTGAAGCTATTGCGCGTCAAGCAATTGAAAACAATGGTTTCATATATTTGGTTGATACGATTGATTTAATGATTGATCTGATGAACGCTGTAGCACCTGAACACTTGGAAATACAATTAGAAAATGCGTATGATTATATTTCTAAAATTAAAAATGCTGGGTCAGTGTTCTTAGGGAAGTATGCTTCTGAACCACTTGGTGATTATTTAGCCGGTCCAAACCACATTTTGCCAACAGGTGGTACAGCACGATTTAGTTCACCGCTAGGTGTTTGGGATTTCCAAAAGCGCATTCAGTATTTACAATATTCTGCTGAAGCATTATTGGCTGATTCGGCTGACGTCACAGTATTAGCACGTGAAGAAGGATTAGAAGCGCACGCCCGAGCAATTGAAAGTCGAGAAAAATAA
- the hisG gene encoding ATP phosphoribosyltransferase, producing the protein MNDKVLAAGSRDEFGEKLQQKQKISQMITTILNDTDFTPINTPLIERESTFDKYQNKNVFRLFDQVGENLVLRPDLTLPIARFLSANRQQNSMSRLYYIGDVFRRTDSLSGDYNQETQAGIELIGDQSFEAEIQALDTMLKFAQEFGIVDVQVVLSDARFIDVVLENLQLDQDLRQRMKQAIEQKNVSVFEELRATIPDFPEGLAGWPLAFGEDGETVMWQLQEIPAVNDIINDWLKLAEYTHKHYPAVAVTVDLAAASPQPYYTGTIIRGFVPSLGRYLFSGGRYDRLLENFQNKSLPAVGMGLNIETILADWRRKPEEMKPQEPIVMVLGKGRVEKDARPLLKAAGIDTSLLENPARKLIFDSTDGKYRFILVKPSDVVKYLDRGIGDVGIVGSDTIAEQVQNHYDVLNLQTGKAEFVVAAPEGFNLDTPTRKRIATKYPKIATEYFSNRGEDVELIKLEGSVELGPLTGLSDAIIDITQTGNTLRENHLQVYDAVGPVATHMLVRAGALLRFQLELTKVINNLVNILKEEEQ; encoded by the coding sequence ATGAACGATAAAGTATTAGCGGCCGGTTCGCGAGACGAATTTGGTGAAAAATTACAACAAAAACAGAAAATTTCACAGATGATAACTACAATCTTAAATGATACTGATTTTACACCGATTAATACACCATTAATCGAGCGCGAGAGTACATTTGATAAATATCAAAACAAGAATGTTTTTCGTTTGTTTGATCAGGTTGGAGAAAATTTAGTTTTACGTCCAGATCTGACCTTGCCCATTGCGCGTTTTTTATCAGCCAATCGACAACAAAATAGTATGTCTAGACTTTATTATATAGGGGATGTCTTTAGGCGAACCGACAGCTTGTCGGGTGATTACAATCAAGAAACGCAGGCCGGCATTGAACTGATTGGTGATCAAAGTTTTGAAGCGGAAATTCAAGCACTAGACACGATGCTTAAATTTGCGCAAGAGTTTGGGATTGTGGATGTACAAGTGGTTTTGAGTGATGCCCGTTTTATTGATGTGGTTTTAGAAAATTTGCAATTAGATCAAGACTTGCGACAACGTATGAAGCAAGCTATTGAGCAAAAAAATGTATCGGTCTTTGAGGAACTTCGGGCCACTATTCCTGATTTCCCGGAAGGGTTGGCTGGTTGGCCTTTAGCATTTGGTGAAGATGGCGAAACAGTGATGTGGCAACTGCAAGAAATACCGGCAGTTAATGATATTATCAATGATTGGTTGAAATTAGCAGAATATACGCACAAACATTATCCAGCAGTTGCAGTTACGGTTGATTTGGCAGCGGCTTCACCGCAACCATATTATACGGGCACAATTATACGTGGTTTTGTTCCAAGTTTAGGTCGATATTTATTTAGCGGCGGTCGTTATGATCGTTTGTTAGAAAACTTCCAGAATAAATCATTACCGGCGGTTGGTATGGGATTAAATATTGAAACAATTTTAGCTGACTGGCGACGTAAGCCTGAGGAAATGAAACCACAAGAACCTATTGTGATGGTACTTGGCAAGGGACGTGTTGAAAAAGATGCACGACCATTATTGAAAGCGGCTGGTATTGATACTTCGTTATTAGAAAATCCAGCACGTAAATTAATATTTGATAGTACTGACGGAAAATATCGCTTTATTTTGGTAAAACCGAGTGATGTCGTTAAATATCTTGATCGTGGCATTGGTGATGTCGGTATTGTTGGCTCTGACACGATAGCTGAGCAGGTACAAAATCATTACGATGTGCTTAATTTGCAGACAGGCAAAGCAGAATTCGTTGTCGCTGCGCCAGAAGGTTTTAATCTTGATACGCCAACGCGAAAGCGAATTGCCACGAAATATCCCAAAATTGCGACCGAGTACTTTAGTAATCGTGGGGAAGATGTCGAATTAATTAAGTTAGAAGGTTCTGTTGAACTTGGACCACTCACTGGTCTATCGGATGCTATCATTGATATCACACAAACAGGAAACACACTGCGCGAAAATCATCTGCAGGTTTATGATGCGGTTGGCCCAGTAGCTACCCACATGCTCGTTCGTGCTGGCGCCTTACTGCGTTTTCAATTAGAGCTTACGAAAGTAATCAATAACCTTGTTAATATTTTGAAAGAAGAAGAACAATGA
- a CDS encoding GGDEF domain-containing protein gives MLTYLFSYLLLMLVIMNLAISTLISMQFLMYSNSGSRYEQWIKPIIYVAMLYTSMSVSYHFIGVVAHEYLLALLIFYLVDKKQAILLVIITPFVRMLYMLFVDGHLTTVNVLASLVVAGMAIFYMKVFDKYVSNQTLSMILSEIFIVATSLFFAPFIPHVVIYSIFNQPTNWIIRATVAIITILITRKVYFQVTNLQNKNIQLQKEVIFDKLTGFFNYKKFEQDILLGPDKQTNTGIAVIDLDYFKNVNDTYGHEAGNKVLQEFSLFLRERLAYKLNSKDLGIYRYGGEEFVWMFDPNNFSDIGKFLKSMQLELSKLPLGDQNHLMSFSAGVSFSKNYKFNLKITFDIADDLVYQSKKTGRGKIVIEG, from the coding sequence ATGTTAACCTATTTGTTTAGTTATCTATTGTTGATGTTGGTTATAATGAATTTAGCTATTTCTACGTTAATTAGTATGCAATTTTTAATGTATAGCAATTCCGGTAGTCGTTATGAACAATGGATAAAACCAATAATATATGTTGCTATGCTTTATACATCAATGTCAGTTTCTTATCATTTTATTGGTGTTGTAGCACATGAATATTTACTCGCACTTTTAATTTTTTACTTGGTTGATAAAAAGCAAGCCATTCTTTTGGTTATTATTACACCCTTTGTAAGAATGTTATACATGCTATTTGTGGATGGTCACTTAACAACTGTTAATGTTTTGGCTTCACTAGTAGTAGCTGGAATGGCTATATTTTATATGAAAGTATTTGATAAATATGTTTCTAATCAAACACTCTCAATGATTCTTTCTGAAATATTTATTGTGGCCACTAGTCTTTTTTTTGCTCCCTTCATTCCCCATGTTGTGATATATAGTATCTTCAATCAACCAACGAATTGGATAATTCGTGCCACTGTAGCTATTATCACGATTTTAATAACTCGAAAAGTGTATTTTCAAGTTACTAATTTGCAAAATAAGAATATTCAACTGCAGAAAGAAGTTATTTTCGATAAATTAACAGGTTTTTTTAATTATAAAAAATTTGAACAAGATATCTTGTTAGGTCCTGACAAACAGACAAATACTGGCATTGCAGTTATTGATCTGGATTATTTTAAAAATGTTAATGATACCTACGGACATGAAGCTGGAAATAAAGTTTTACAGGAATTTTCTTTATTTTTGAGAGAGCGCCTAGCCTACAAACTAAATTCAAAAGATTTAGGAATTTATCGCTATGGCGGTGAGGAATTTGTTTGGATGTTTGATCCCAATAATTTTTCTGATATCGGAAAGTTCTTAAAAAGTATGCAACTTGAGCTGAGTAAACTGCCTCTAGGAGATCAAAATCACTTGATGAGTTTCTCGGCTGGTGTAAGTTTTTCAAAAAATTATAAGTTTAATTTAAAGATAACTTTTGATATTGCTGACGACCTAGTTTATCAGTCTAAGAAGACAGGAAGGGGCAAGATAGTTATTGAAGGATAA
- a CDS encoding EAL domain-containing protein, producing MTEHHEQLGVIKDFYFVMQPVVKISGKQKDKIAFYEILLRSKKTRQFPGEIFFDLIKSQSGNQIVLSFFEKQLKEILQENPCTKLSINFEIIQFKSPQTHEFFERMHTWAPNIIVELTERSYATNGSNYLLDAVKKIKKMGYRIFVDDIGTGRNTLSHVQDNVNLVDGIKFAWPHFKEDSCQISISFLKEWDNLAKKNNLAFVFEGVENVDTQILLQKMGIIYQQGWFFGKPREDMIEAQKC from the coding sequence ATGACTGAGCATCACGAGCAACTGGGAGTTATTAAAGATTTTTATTTTGTGATGCAGCCAGTTGTTAAAATTTCTGGTAAACAAAAAGATAAGATCGCGTTTTACGAAATATTATTACGTTCTAAGAAAACAAGGCAATTTCCTGGAGAAATATTTTTCGACTTAATCAAAAGTCAATCAGGAAATCAAATTGTGCTTTCTTTTTTTGAAAAACAATTAAAGGAAATATTACAAGAAAATCCTTGTACTAAACTTTCAATTAATTTTGAAATAATACAATTTAAATCACCACAAACACATGAATTCTTCGAAAGAATGCATACTTGGGCACCCAATATTATTGTTGAACTGACAGAAAGATCCTATGCAACTAATGGCAGCAATTATTTACTGGATGCTGTCAAGAAAATCAAAAAAATGGGGTATAGAATTTTTGTTGATGATATTGGTACAGGTCGGAATACCTTGTCACACGTACAGGACAATGTCAATTTAGTTGATGGTATTAAGTTTGCTTGGCCACATTTTAAAGAGGATTCTTGCCAAATCAGTATTTCATTTTTGAAAGAATGGGATAATTTAGCCAAAAAAAATAATTTGGCCTTTGTTTTCGAAGGTGTTGAAAATGTTGATACTCAAATATTACTACAAAAAATGGGTATCATTTATCAGCAAGGTTGGTTTTTTGGTAAACCTAGAGAGGATATGATCGAGGCACAAAAATGTTAA
- the hisJ gene encoding histidinol-phosphatase HisJ, protein MIKKDGHTHTQFSHHGSTEQLDMYIERAIDLGFTEYVVTEHAPLPQQFLEEFVGPDDARDNSAMAIDELTFYKSEVERVKEKFKDKINIKSGFEVDYLKVYETDIHSFLQRESNWIDEIVLSVHFLPNNEGNVAPIDYEPDTLSAYFSDECRNPQILFKRYYDAVIQSVNFDTGLKVPVRIGHITLIRKYQKLLHLPKFDESIKQQITELLAIIKQKNYQLDFNAAGFSKPYNGESYPTFDIAEQAKKIGIELVYGSDAHEVNALGLYYDEMKELIVDKK, encoded by the coding sequence ATGATAAAAAAAGACGGACATACTCATACACAGTTTTCTCATCACGGCAGCACAGAGCAGCTTGATATGTATATTGAACGAGCTATTGATTTGGGATTTACTGAATATGTTGTTACAGAGCACGCACCGTTGCCACAACAATTTTTAGAAGAATTTGTTGGTCCTGACGATGCACGTGATAATTCTGCTATGGCAATTGATGAGTTAACATTTTATAAATCTGAAGTTGAGCGAGTGAAAGAAAAGTTTAAAGATAAAATAAACATCAAATCTGGTTTTGAAGTAGACTATCTAAAAGTATATGAAACTGACATACATTCATTTTTACAGAGAGAATCTAATTGGATTGATGAAATTGTTTTATCTGTGCATTTTTTACCTAACAATGAGGGAAATGTTGCACCTATTGATTACGAGCCAGATACATTGTCAGCATATTTTAGTGACGAGTGTCGTAATCCTCAAATATTATTTAAACGTTATTATGACGCAGTTATCCAAAGTGTAAACTTTGATACTGGGCTAAAAGTGCCTGTGCGAATTGGACATATTACGCTCATTCGAAAATACCAAAAACTATTACATTTGCCAAAGTTTGACGAATCTATCAAGCAACAGATTACTGAATTGTTAGCAATTATTAAGCAAAAAAATTATCAGTTAGATTTTAATGCGGCTGGTTTTAGTAAGCCATACAATGGTGAAAGTTACCCTACATTTGATATTGCTGAGCAAGCAAAAAAAATAGGTATTGAGCTGGTTTATGGTTCCGATGCGCACGAAGTGAACGCTCTAGGATTATATTATGATGAAATGAAAGAATTGATTGTAGATAAAAAATAG
- a CDS encoding HAD family hydrolase — MTLKLIASDLDATFLRDDKTINEPLFREVLQKMKAQNMQFIVATGNHLQKVLEYFKNFEGEYQIIANNGAEVMLDGEVQNVKFLPKEALKTIFSVTEKYLDDVAVGLAFNGQSTTYMLKSQAAIGDTFKISSEYFENLTLVDSIDDVVEPILKSTIVLSHNEVAYMNDLKSILGKVVHVTTSGYGAIDIVNADVNKANALKYIADALHVDAKDIMAFGDGLNDMEMLEYVGHPVAMTNSDPELFKHDFDISVADNQHDGVLKTILENV; from the coding sequence ATGACACTTAAACTTATAGCATCAGATCTAGACGCAACTTTTTTACGAGATGATAAAACAATTAATGAACCACTCTTTCGAGAAGTGTTGCAAAAAATGAAAGCACAAAACATGCAGTTCATTGTAGCGACTGGTAATCATTTGCAAAAAGTTTTAGAGTACTTCAAAAACTTTGAAGGTGAGTATCAAATCATCGCCAATAATGGTGCTGAGGTGATGTTAGATGGTGAAGTGCAAAATGTCAAATTTTTGCCCAAGGAAGCATTGAAAACTATTTTTTCTGTAACTGAAAAATATCTCGATGATGTTGCGGTGGGATTGGCGTTTAATGGACAATCAACTACATACATGTTAAAATCACAGGCAGCAATTGGTGACACCTTCAAAATTTCCTCAGAATATTTTGAAAACTTAACATTAGTTGACAGCATTGATGATGTAGTCGAACCGATTTTGAAGTCAACAATTGTTTTATCTCATAATGAAGTAGCTTATATGAATGATCTCAAATCCATTTTAGGTAAAGTTGTCCATGTCACTACTTCGGGGTACGGTGCGATTGATATTGTTAATGCTGATGTAAACAAAGCCAATGCACTAAAGTATATTGCTGATGCATTGCATGTTGATGCGAAAGATATTATGGCATTTGGCGATGGATTGAATGACATGGAGATGTTGGAATATGTTGGGCATCCGGTTGCGATGACTAATAGTGACCCGGAATTATTTAAACATGATTTCGATATTTCTGTAGCCGATAATCAGCATGATGGCGTCTTAAAAACAATATTAGAAAACGTTTAA
- the ffh gene encoding signal recognition particle protein, translated as MAFENLTERLSKAIKNLTGHGRVSEEDLRATMREIRLALLEADVNYDTVKKFVANVREKASGTDIMEGLNPAQQIVKIVNDELTATMGEEAVPLNKSPKIPTIIMMAGLQGAGKTTTVAKLAYKLKNENNARPLLIAADIYRPAAIDQLEILGRDLDIPVFSMGTDVNPRDIVRAGLEKAAENKNDYVFIDTAGRLQIDEELMQELKDIAEIADPDEILLTVDAMTGQNAAETAKGFSASLDLTGVVLTKLDGDTRGGAALSIRDVTGKPIKFVGQGEKPTDLDVFYPDRMASRILGMGDVLTLIEKAQRDFDEEEQTKQLEKMRQNTFDFNDFVAQLKQVQSMGPMEDLLKMIPGMANNPALANVNLDAKQFAHLEAIVGSMTPEERENPDLINPSRRRRLAAGAGRPIVEVNRMIKQFDQMRKMMNQATNGNFGGIDKMMSGSGMDMSSMMGGMNGGMPKGNLGQKMQNFAVKQAARRLQKAKKKRGRK; from the coding sequence ATGGCATTTGAAAATCTAACAGAACGCCTATCAAAGGCAATTAAAAATCTGACAGGACATGGCCGTGTTAGTGAAGAGGATTTGCGCGCAACAATGCGGGAAATCCGGTTGGCCTTATTAGAGGCCGATGTTAATTATGACACAGTGAAAAAATTTGTGGCCAATGTGCGCGAAAAAGCAAGTGGCACTGATATCATGGAGGGTTTGAATCCAGCACAACAAATTGTTAAGATTGTCAACGATGAATTGACTGCAACAATGGGTGAAGAAGCGGTGCCGTTAAATAAGTCACCAAAAATACCAACAATCATTATGATGGCTGGTTTGCAAGGTGCTGGTAAAACTACAACTGTTGCCAAACTGGCCTACAAACTCAAAAATGAAAATAATGCCCGACCATTATTAATCGCTGCAGATATTTATCGTCCTGCTGCGATTGATCAATTAGAAATACTTGGTCGTGACTTAGATATTCCAGTTTTTTCAATGGGCACAGACGTCAACCCACGTGACATTGTTCGAGCTGGATTAGAGAAGGCTGCTGAGAATAAAAATGATTATGTATTCATCGATACAGCTGGACGTCTTCAAATTGATGAAGAATTGATGCAAGAATTAAAAGATATTGCAGAAATTGCTGATCCTGATGAAATATTATTGACAGTTGATGCCATGACTGGGCAGAACGCAGCGGAAACGGCCAAAGGTTTCTCTGCTTCACTTGATTTAACGGGTGTTGTTCTAACAAAGTTAGATGGTGATACGCGTGGCGGTGCGGCATTGTCCATTCGAGATGTCACTGGAAAACCAATTAAATTTGTTGGTCAAGGTGAAAAGCCTACTGATTTAGATGTGTTCTATCCTGATCGTATGGCTTCGCGTATTTTGGGCATGGGCGATGTCTTAACGTTGATTGAAAAAGCACAACGTGATTTTGACGAAGAAGAGCAAACTAAACAGCTCGAAAAAATGCGTCAAAATACCTTTGACTTTAATGACTTTGTTGCACAATTAAAACAAGTACAGAGCATGGGGCCAATGGAAGATTTGTTAAAGATGATTCCGGGAATGGCAAATAATCCAGCTTTAGCTAATGTTAATCTTGATGCTAAACAATTCGCTCATTTAGAAGCAATAGTTGGCTCAATGACACCTGAAGAACGAGAGAATCCTGATTTAATCAACCCTTCTCGTCGTCGTCGTTTGGCGGCTGGTGCTGGTCGGCCAATTGTTGAGGTTAATCGTATGATCAAGCAATTTGATCAAATGCGTAAAATGATGAATCAAGCAACTAATGGGAACTTTGGTGGCATTGATAAAATGATGAGTGGTTCAGGCATGGATATGTCCTCAATGATGGGTGGCATGAATGGTGGAATGCCCAAAGGAAACTTAGGACAGAAAATGCAAAACTTTGCTGTAAAACAAGCTGCACGTCGGCTGCAAAAGGCTAAAAAGAAACGTGGACGTAAGTAA
- the ylxM gene encoding YlxM family DNA-binding protein has translation MNLAKKTHINELFGFYEKLLTDKQQAYLRYYFEDDYSIVEIAEAETVSRQAVSDNINRAIEQLEKYENILHLQVDFAKRQALEKDVEQYIETHYPDDNVLKLLVQKLLTTEIDN, from the coding sequence ATGAATTTAGCAAAGAAGACTCATATCAACGAACTATTTGGTTTCTATGAAAAATTGTTGACGGATAAGCAACAAGCTTATTTACGTTACTATTTTGAAGATGATTACTCTATTGTTGAAATCGCTGAAGCGGAGACCGTTAGTCGCCAAGCAGTATCAGATAATATCAATCGAGCTATTGAACAACTTGAAAAATACGAAAACATCCTTCATTTGCAAGTCGATTTTGCAAAGCGACAGGCATTAGAAAAGGATGTTGAACAATATATCGAGACACATTATCCAGATGATAATGTGTTAAAATTATTGGTACAGAAGCTTTTAACGACGGAAATTGATAACTAG
- the ftsY gene encoding signal recognition particle-docking protein FtsY, with protein sequence MGLFDIFRKKKNETVEQESASESTEILSESESNSDASEDEQSTAVSENTSAVTQPMMEQVGLVNEDEAKIWQEALDKQKISTPQLTETETETETETETETETETETETETETETETETETETETETETETTEQQIYDAGLKKSRTGFADRFNRFLANFRSVDENFFEDLEETLVGADVGFDMAIKISDELREEVKLKNAKRKEDVRDVIIKKMVDLYEADGINEDATMNFAPKGQTTVILFVGVNGVGKTTTIGKLASKYQKAGKSVLLAAADTFRAGATKQLQEWGERAHVPVVAGKEKADPASVVFAAVEKARDENYDVLFVDTAGRLQNNVNLMQELEKMKRIIQREIPEAPHEVLLVLDATTGQNALQQAKLFKNSSDVSGIVLTKMDGTAKGGIVFAIRNEMHLPVKWIGFGEKASDLREFKPEEFVYGLFKELVES encoded by the coding sequence ATGGGATTATTTGATATTTTCCGTAAAAAGAAAAATGAAACGGTTGAGCAGGAGTCTGCGTCAGAATCCACTGAAATTTTGAGTGAATCTGAATCTAATAGTGATGCTTCTGAGGATGAGCAAAGTACTGCTGTATCTGAAAATACGTCAGCCGTGACGCAACCGATGATGGAACAAGTTGGTTTAGTTAACGAAGATGAAGCCAAGATTTGGCAAGAGGCGCTTGACAAACAAAAAATCAGTACCCCACAATTAACAGAAACAGAAACAGAAACAGAAACAGAAACAGAAACAGAAACAGAAACAGAAACAGAAACAGAAACAGAAACAGAAACAGAAACAGAAACAGAAACAGAAACAGAAACAGAAACAGAAACAGAAACAGAAACAACTGAGCAACAAATTTACGATGCAGGATTGAAAAAGTCACGTACTGGCTTTGCAGATAGATTTAACCGATTTTTGGCTAATTTCCGTTCGGTGGATGAAAATTTCTTCGAAGACTTGGAAGAAACTTTAGTTGGTGCGGACGTTGGCTTTGATATGGCTATAAAGATTAGTGACGAACTTCGAGAAGAAGTGAAATTAAAAAATGCGAAGCGTAAAGAAGACGTTCGCGATGTCATCATTAAAAAAATGGTTGATTTGTATGAGGCCGACGGTATAAATGAAGATGCCACAATGAATTTTGCACCCAAAGGACAAACAACAGTTATTCTATTTGTGGGAGTGAATGGTGTTGGTAAAACAACAACGATCGGTAAATTGGCAAGTAAGTATCAAAAAGCAGGTAAGTCTGTTTTGTTAGCCGCAGCGGACACATTTCGTGCTGGTGCTACCAAACAATTGCAAGAATGGGGTGAACGTGCGCATGTACCCGTTGTTGCTGGTAAAGAAAAAGCGGATCCTGCTTCTGTTGTCTTTGCAGCAGTTGAAAAAGCTCGCGATGAAAATTATGATGTTTTATTTGTTGACACGGCAGGTCGATTGCAAAATAATGTTAATTTAATGCAAGAACTAGAAAAAATGAAACGCATTATTCAGCGTGAAATTCCTGAAGCACCGCACGAAGTTTTGTTGGTTCTTGATGCAACAACCGGTCAGAATGCATTGCAACAGGCAAAATTGTTCAAAAATTCATCTGATGTCAGTGGTATTGTGTTGACAAAAATGGATGGTACAGCTAAGGGCGGTATTGTTTTTGCCATTCGTAATGAAATGCACTTACCGGTTAAATGGATTGGTTTTGGTGAAAAAGCTAGTGACTTGCGTGAATTCAAGCCTGAAGAATTCGTTTATGGGCTATTCAAGGAATTGGTTGAATCATGA